The Akkermansia muciniphila genome includes the window CGTGTCCTTCTGGGACATGGAGGCGCGGGTGGAGGCGATGTTGATCATGGAAGCGCCGCGGGAAAAATGATCACGGAACAAAAGGCTGAGCAGGTAGGGGGCGGAAACGCCCACGCGCAGAACTTCATTAAAGTCCTCATAGGAGCAGCCGGAAAGAATGCCGCGGCGCGTAATGCAGGCATTGTTTACCAGGACATCCACATGAACGAAGCGTTCCAATACCTTTTCCGCAAAAAAACGCACGTCCTCTTCCACTCCCGCATCCCCCGTCACGCAGAGATGGCCCTCTCCCGGCAGTTCCTCCAGCAGGGCGGCCGTTTCCCCATGCCTGACATCCAGCACCGCCAGCCGTGCGCCTGCCGCGGCGCATGCCCGCGCAATGGCGCGGCCAATACCGGAAGCGCCCCCCGTCACTACCACAACGCGGCCGGAAAAATCAATATCCTTCATGGACCGATTGTCCTGCTCCTCCCGTGGATGTCAATAGGCTCTTTCCGGCATGCCGCTCTCAATGCATGTACATCACATAGCGGTAAAAGCCCATGGCGCGGGAAAGAAGCGGAGAACGGCTCACAACGTCCGTCTCCACAATGAGATGGGCCATGGTGCTGGAAACAGCCATTTCCGCATCCTCCGCACGGCGGCTGATCCGCTCCATATCCTTGGTTTTCACCAGGTTCATCTGCCCTGATTTCTGAAAAATATCAACAACGTAGCGCAGCCTTTTCAGCTTGGCCACCACTTCCACCACTTCCATGGCGCGCTGGTCCGCCGTCGCGGTATCCTTGATGCCTCTCAGGAGAAACTGGACTCTCTCCAGGCACAGGCAGAATTCCTCCATGGTCATGATGGGGTCAACCCAGAATTCCTGAAAATCCATCAGCCTGGGCTGTTCCATTTCAAGGCCTACCACCGCTTTCTGCATGGCAGGGGAATCATACATCCTGGCAGTCACCAGCCTTAACAGAGCCCGGAACGCCCGTTTGCGGTCTTCATCCGCCTTCCTCCTCATCTTCTCCAGCCCGTTATGGTAGTACCGTTCAAATCCGGGAATCCAGGCCCTGTACTCCTTTTCTAGCCGTCCGATATTGCTCACCTGCTCCTTGACCATGCGGCCCTGGAGGGCTACGGACATGGCATAAGCTTCCGCCGCCACTTTGTTGTCAATCCCTTCCAGCATGTCCACCATGGCGGAATACTGGTCCAGGTAAGCTTTCAGGAACGGCAGAATCCTGTCGCTCAAATACCGGGCCATCCGTTCCTCCGTCAGGCTGAGCCCGTATTTTTCCAGACCGTCGCGGATCAGGCCGGAATCATAATACCCGAATTGATGAATCTTCAGCACTCCCTCCATCATCCGCTCGTGGGCCTGGTCCACCCGCTCCTGAAGAATGGAATGAAAGGCGGGATGCTCCTTCCGGGATTCTTCATGTACGCGCGGATTCAGGATCATCAGCCGCCCGCAGTTCATGTCGTAAAGCTTCAGCCTTTCCGTCAGCCGCCCCAGCTCCTCCATCGCGGCCTCTCCCATGGCGCGGTCCTGAATGGAAGCGACCAGGTCCGTCATCTGCTCCACATCCTTCAGGCGCAGGGAAAGGAGCTCTTCATAAGATTCCACCGGGGAAAGCTTTCCGGAATCACCTTCTTCAACATATTCCGGCTTATCCTCCTTATTACCGCAGGAAGACAGCGCCAGCAGACACGCCCCCCCCAGCAGCGGCAAATTCAGGAACAGGAAAAAACGGGAACTGAGTTTCATGAGAAAGCGGCGTTGATGAGGGGAGGCCCTGAAGCCCGGCCCGCATCGTGGCAACATGGTTACCGTAAGAAAGCGGCCCCAAAGTTCAAGGCCTTTTCATTTCATCCGGAAAAAACATTCCCGCATTCTTGATGTGCGGAAATATTCTTTTAATATCATGAACACTCTCCCGAACCCGGAGGTCACACCTTATTACCAACTCCATCTTATCCGCCGTGATTCTTGACATTCTTCAATACGGGCACCCCCTTTTGAGGGAGGAATGCAGCCCCGTGGTTCATATCAACAAAGACCTTCTTTCCTTTCTGGACGATATGCAGGAGACCCTGGCCCAGGGGGGCATAGGCCTGGCCGCTCCGCAGGTGGGAAGACCCATTCAGATGGTCACCATCAATATTCCGCCCACGGACACCACCACTACCTGGCTGGAGGTGGACGGACGCCCGGCTACGCTGGAACAGATCATGCCCCTGAATTTCATCAACCCCGTTCTGCATCCCTTCGGGAAAAAAGTGCCGTACCGGGAAGGCTGCCTGAGCATCACCAAGGTTTATGCGGACATTATGCGCCGTTCCTGCGTGAAAGCCGTTCTGACACTGATGGACGGGCGCACGGTGACCATCAAATGCAACGGGCTGCTGGCCCGCTGCCTGCAGCATGAGGTGGACCACCTCCATGGCGGACTGTTCACGGATATGGTTTCCCCGGAGGACCACGCCAAGGTGGTGCGCAGGCTCAAGCTGACGCACCCGGACGCCTTTGAGGAAGACGACGACAGCTACGCGCGCCGCATGAAGGAGGAGCGCCGCGCCCAGGCCCGTGAGGCCCATACCCCGCCACCGCCCAGAAAGACGGCCTGATATTCCTCCTTATTCCACCGCTAAAAAATGCCCCGGCTTTCCACATGGAAAAACCGGGGCATTCCTTAACATGTTAAAAAAGGCCGGACAGATCAGACAATCCAGTCCAGAACCACCTTGCCGGACTTGCCGGAATTCATGGCTTCAAAGCCTTCCCGGAATTCCGTGTAGGGCAGCCGGTGCGTGATGATGGGCGCTATGTTCAGGCCGCTGCGGATCATGGAATCCATCTTGTGCCAGGTTTCAAAGATTTCACGGCCATAAATGCCCTTCATCTTCAGCCCCTTCCAGATGAATTTATTCCATTCGATGCTGGAGCCGTCCGGCTGGATGCCCAGCAGGGAAATGTTGGCTCCGTTGCGGGAGTTGTCAATGATGTCTTTCAGGCAGGACGGGGCGCCGCTCATTTCCAGGCATACGTCAAACCCTTCCGTCATTTCCAGCTCCTTCATCACGTCCTCCAGTTTTTCACGGGTCACGTTCACGGTGCGGTCCGCGCCCAGCGTCTTGGCCAGGCTCAGGCGGAAATCATTAATGTCCGTAATGACCACCGTCTTGGCTCCGGCCTTCTTGCAGACGGCGGCGGCCATGCAGCCGATGACGCCCGCGCCCGTAATCAGGACGTCTTCCCCCACCATGTCCCAGGACAGGGCCGTATGGACGGCGTTGCCCAGGGGATCGAAGATGGAGGCGATTTCCATTGGAATGCTCTTGTGGATGCGCACCACGTTGTCCTGGGGAATGGAAAGATACTCCGCAAAGCAGCCGGGCCTGTTCACGCCCACGCCCTTCGTGTTCGGGCACAGGTGCTTCCGGCCGGAACGGCAGCTCCGGCAGTGGCCGCAGACGATGTGGCCCTCCCCGGAAACGATTTCCCCGGGCTTGTATTCCGTTACGGAAGAACCCACGGATTCAATCACGCCGCAAAACTCATGGCCCACGTGCATCCCCACGGGAATGGTCTGCTGGGCCCACTTATCCCAGTTCCAGATATGAAGGTCCGTGCCGCAAATGGCTGTTTTATGAATTTTAATCAGGACATCGTTCGGGCCGACTTCCGGCATGGGAACATCCATCAGTTCCAAACCGGGGCCTGCCTGCGTTTTTACAAGAGCTTTCATGCCCCTCATTCATGCTCTTTTTCCCCTGCGGCGGCAAGCTCAAAATTCGTTTCCGGCGCACCGGAAAACCGCTTCCGGAACGGAGCCTGGCGCACCGCCGCCTGCCCTCCGTTCCGGCCCTGTAAAACCCGGGAAGGCAAACTCCGGAAAGGCATTCCTGTTCAATCAACAATTCAGACACACACGCAATTTGCCCTTTCCAATATGGACGAATCATGATACCAAGGCATACGGTTCACCTGTTGAACGTTTTACTCTACTTACAGAACCATGGCGAAATCATTTTTACCCACCATTTTCGAACATCCGTATGAAATCGACCCCAAATACGGAAAAAGCGTAGCGTACTTCTCCATGGAATACGCCATTGACAATTCATTCAAAATCTACTCCGGCGGCCTGGGCTACCTGTCCGGCTCCCATATGCGCAGCGCCCATGACCTGCGCCAGAACCTCGTAGGTGTCGGCATCCTGTGGAGCTACGGCTACTACAACCAGATCCGGGCTGAAGACGGTTCCATGGCCACGCAGTACATGCGCAAGAACTACCCGTTCCTGGAAGACCACAACATCAAATTCCTCATCCACGTCTGCGGCGCCCCCGTCTGGGTGAAGGCCTACTTCCTGAATCCGGAAACCTTCGGCACCGCCCCCATGTTCTTCCTTTCCACGGACCTGGAGGAAAACGACGAGGAAAGCCGCAACATCTCCCGCCGCCTGTATGATGCCAACGGCTTCACCCGCATCGCCCAGTACGTGCTGCTCGGCAAGGGCGGCGCCCGCCTCTTTGACGAGCTGGGCATTGAACCGGAAATCTACCACCTGAACGAAGCCCACGGCCTGGCCGCCGCCTTCCACGTGCTTGCCAAGACCGGCAGCGTGGAGGAAGTGCGCAAGCGCTTTGTCTTCACCACCCACACTCCGGAAGAAGCCGGGAATGAAAAGATGGACGTGAACACCATGAACACGTTCTCCTTCTTCGACGGGCTTTCCATGGAACAGGTGCGCGCCGCCGTAGGCCTGACGGACAACACGTTCAACTACACGCTGGCCGCCCTGCGCCTCTCCCACATCGCCAACGGCGTTTCCAAGCTCCACGGCGAAGTTTCCCGCCAGATGTGGAAGGACTATGAAGGCGTGTGCCCCATCATCCACATCACGAACGCTCAGAACCAGAAATACTGGCAGGACCCGGAACTGGCGGAAGCCTTCCAGGCCCGCAACAAGGAAGCCTTCATCCGCCGCAAGCGCGCCCTGAAGAAAGCCCTCTTCCGCATGGTGGGGGAACAGACGGGCCGCGTCTTTGACCCGAACTGCCTCACCATCGTCTGGGCGCGCCGTTTTGCGGCCTACAAGCGTCCGGACCTGGTCACCGGCAATCCCACCATGTTTGAACGCATGCTCCAGCGCACCAATTATCCGGTGCAATTCATCTGGGCCGGCAAGCCCTACCCGATGGACCACGGCGCCATTGAAATCTTCAACCGCCTGAACGACATGACGGCCAAATACCCCCGTTCCGCCGTACTCACCGGCTATGAACTGGGCCTGAGCCGCTACCTGAAGAACGGCTCCGACGTGTGGCTCAACAACCCCGTAGTCACCCGGGAAGCCTCCGGCACCTCCGGCATGTCCGCCGCCATGAACGGCTCCATCTCCGTCTCCACCAATGACGGTTGGATCTGTGAATTCGCCAAGGACGGAGAAAACTGCTTCGTCATCCCGGAAGCGGCTCCCCACCTCTCCCCGGAAGCCCGCGACCGCTCCGACCGCGACAACTTCTACAACATCCTGGACGACAAGATTCTGCCGCTCTACTACGATCACAACGACAAGTGGATGGACATCGTCTTCAATGCGATGACGGATATCTACCCCGAGTTCGACTCCGACCGCATGGCGGACCAGTACTACACGGAAATGTACAACAGCTAAGGAAACATCCTTTCCCGCTTTTACGCAACGGCCGCCCTTCCCCGTGGAAAGGCGGCCGTTCCTGTTCAAGCCTGTTTCAAAAATCCATGGACCGGAGTTGAGGAATCCTCAAAAAAAACCGGAGACTATTTGGCCTCCCCTTCTTCGCCGCCGGCGTCAGCCGCGGCCTTGTCCGCGGGCCGCTTGCGGCGGTGCGCAAAAACGTTCTCCTGCTGCCATACGCGGGAAAAGGCGGACGTGATGAGCCCCGTGGAAATGGCGATAATGGATACGGCAATGAACATGATCACCCCGGTAAAAATGCGCCCCATGGGCGTAATGGGCACCAGATCGCCGTACCCCACCGTGCTCAGAGTCTCCACGGCGAACCAGAGGGCGTCAAAAAAGGAGCGGAACTTCTCCGGCTGGGCTTCATGCTCCGCAATGTAAATGCCCAGGGACGTGACGTACAACATGAACAGGATCACGGAGAAGAACAGGAAAAATTCATCCCGGATCAGGTAAAAGGCCTTTTTAAAACTGGCTGCGGTTTCATTAAACCGGGCCAGCTTGAAGATGGCCAGCACGCGGACAATCCGCAGGGAATAAAGAATCTGCCAGTCCACTCCGAAAAACATGCCCAGGAACGGCACGCAGACGATGAAATCCAGAATGCCCATGCCGCTGAAGATATAAGCCTTCCGCGGCTTGGCGCACAGTACCCGCAGGATGTACTCAAACACAAAGAAATAGCTGATCCAGTAATTCACCTTGGCCGCAATGCGGCCTACCAGCGGGTGAACGTCCGGAATGGCATTCAGCGTGTACAGCATGAACCATACCAGAATCAGCACCCTGACGACGTTTTCCCAGGGGCCGAAATTGGCTGCGCCTTGCTTGGTGCGGGTAATCAGGGGCATGGCGGAAATCAGGAATGAAGGGCGGCTTTCCACTCGTCAGCCTTGAAGCCGACGCAGATCCTCCCGTTGGTGATTAGAATGGGGCGTTTGACCAGCATGCCGTTGGTAGCCAGCAGGGCCACCTGCTCCTCCAGGCTCATGCCGGGAAGCTTGTCTTTCAAATTCATGCTCTTGTACAGCAGGCCGTTGGTATTGAAAAACCTCTTGGACGGCAGGCCGCTCTCTTTAATCCAGGTCCGGAGCTCCTGCGCCGTGGGATTCTGCTCCACAATGTGGCGGTCCTTATAGGAAACGCCCTGTTCATCAAGCCATTTTTTGGCTTTCTGGCAAGTCGTGCACTTGGGATATTCAATAAACAAGGAAGGCATACCTGCACGCTAGCCCCGCAAACACACCGGGTCAAGCGGGCAGCACAGCCATCCTGCCGTCATGACTTGATTGGAACACGCCGGACGCCTCCGCCGTGAAAGCGGCGTACCCTGAAAAAAAACGCAGCAGGAAGGCCCGGCGCTCCGGAACGTCAAAGCACCATGGCGCTTCCCAGTTGCGCGATGGAAACGGGATTGGGCTGCCGCGCCCTGAGCGCCTCCGCCAGGGCGAGGGAGGCCTTCTCCTCCCCGTGCGCCAGAATGATATTTCTCTTGGGCCCTCCGGTCTTGTCAAAATATTCCAGCAGCTCTCCATGGTCCGCATGGCCGGAAAAGGAATCCATCTCCCGTATCCTGGCCCGGACAGTGTACTGCTTGCCCAGGATGGGAACCTCCTTCCACCCGTCCATGATCTTGCGGCCCAGCGTATGTTCCGCGCAATAGCCCACAAAAAGGACCGTATTCTTCGGGTTGCCGATATTGTTTGCCAGATGGTGGAGGATGCGCCCGGCTTCACACATGCCGGAGGCGGAAATAATGATAGCCTGCCCGTTCATCTTGTTCAGCTCCTGGGATTCCCCTACGGAACGGATAAGCCGCAGCTGTTCAAAACAGAACGGATCCTTTTCCCGGAACAGGAAATCGTACACCTCCTTGTTGAAGCACTCCGGATGAATGCGGAAAATCTCCGTGGCGCCCACGGCCATGGGGCTGTCTACATACACGGGCAGCAAAGGCAGC containing:
- the def gene encoding peptide deformylase; its protein translation is MILDILQYGHPLLREECSPVVHINKDLLSFLDDMQETLAQGGIGLAAPQVGRPIQMVTINIPPTDTTTTWLEVDGRPATLEQIMPLNFINPVLHPFGKKVPYREGCLSITKVYADIMRRSCVKAVLTLMDGRTVTIKCNGLLARCLQHEVDHLHGGLFTDMVSPEDHAKVVRRLKLTHPDAFEEDDDSYARRMKEERRAQAREAHTPPPPRKTA
- a CDS encoding SDR family oxidoreductase; this translates as MKDIDFSGRVVVVTGGASGIGRAIARACAAAGARLAVLDVRHGETAALLEELPGEGHLCVTGDAGVEEDVRFFAEKVLERFVHVDVLVNNACITRRGILSGCSYEDFNEVLRVGVSAPYLLSLLFRDHFSRGASMINIASTRASMSQKDTESYSAVKGALVSLTHALAMSLAPFGVRVNSISPGWIDTGAFGPLSREDALQHPAGRAGTPEDIVQAVFFLCRSGFVNAENLVIDGGMTRMMVYHGDEGWTFRPELPDTVPS
- a CDS encoding ion transporter; amino-acid sequence: MPLITRTKQGAANFGPWENVVRVLILVWFMLYTLNAIPDVHPLVGRIAAKVNYWISYFFVFEYILRVLCAKPRKAYIFSGMGILDFIVCVPFLGMFFGVDWQILYSLRIVRVLAIFKLARFNETAASFKKAFYLIRDEFFLFFSVILFMLYVTSLGIYIAEHEAQPEKFRSFFDALWFAVETLSTVGYGDLVPITPMGRIFTGVIMFIAVSIIAISTGLITSAFSRVWQQENVFAHRRKRPADKAAADAGGEEGEAK
- the glgP gene encoding alpha-glucan family phosphorylase; amino-acid sequence: MAKSFLPTIFEHPYEIDPKYGKSVAYFSMEYAIDNSFKIYSGGLGYLSGSHMRSAHDLRQNLVGVGILWSYGYYNQIRAEDGSMATQYMRKNYPFLEDHNIKFLIHVCGAPVWVKAYFLNPETFGTAPMFFLSTDLEENDEESRNISRRLYDANGFTRIAQYVLLGKGGARLFDELGIEPEIYHLNEAHGLAAAFHVLAKTGSVEEVRKRFVFTTHTPEEAGNEKMDVNTMNTFSFFDGLSMEQVRAAVGLTDNTFNYTLAALRLSHIANGVSKLHGEVSRQMWKDYEGVCPIIHITNAQNQKYWQDPELAEAFQARNKEAFIRRKRALKKALFRMVGEQTGRVFDPNCLTIVWARRFAAYKRPDLVTGNPTMFERMLQRTNYPVQFIWAGKPYPMDHGAIEIFNRLNDMTAKYPRSAVLTGYELGLSRYLKNGSDVWLNNPVVTREASGTSGMSAAMNGSISVSTNDGWICEFAKDGENCFVIPEAAPHLSPEARDRSDRDNFYNILDDKILPLYYDHNDKWMDIVFNAMTDIYPEFDSDRMADQYYTEMYNS
- the tdh gene encoding L-threonine 3-dehydrogenase, with product MRGMKALVKTQAGPGLELMDVPMPEVGPNDVLIKIHKTAICGTDLHIWNWDKWAQQTIPVGMHVGHEFCGVIESVGSSVTEYKPGEIVSGEGHIVCGHCRSCRSGRKHLCPNTKGVGVNRPGCFAEYLSIPQDNVVRIHKSIPMEIASIFDPLGNAVHTALSWDMVGEDVLITGAGVIGCMAAAVCKKAGAKTVVITDINDFRLSLAKTLGADRTVNVTREKLEDVMKELEMTEGFDVCLEMSGAPSCLKDIIDNSRNGANISLLGIQPDGSSIEWNKFIWKGLKMKGIYGREIFETWHKMDSMIRSGLNIAPIITHRLPYTEFREGFEAMNSGKSGKVVLDWIV
- a CDS encoding arsenate reductase family protein, whose protein sequence is MPSLFIEYPKCTTCQKAKKWLDEQGVSYKDRHIVEQNPTAQELRTWIKESGLPSKRFFNTNGLLYKSMNLKDKLPGMSLEEQVALLATNGMLVKRPILITNGRICVGFKADEWKAALHS